Proteins encoded together in one Schumannella luteola window:
- a CDS encoding ABC transporter substrate-binding protein yields the protein MRPTTTRRSAQREGVDPARRATETAPGRKRSPRTRRARILTGIAGLAAAALVLTGCAVQVRSQPDSTIGPDTMLINADHGNPQFDRNFNPYLANARTASKWMYEPLILTNPLDGEQTPWLASAVDQPDPKTIDFTIRKDVTWSDGEPFTAADVKFTFDLAKKFEPLDIKGIWQHISSLETTKDADGEHVIVHLKTADVPAVGILGGVYIVSEHQWSKVKDPTTWRNPNPIGTGPFTLGNYSPLQYSMDKNKSYWQADKIQIEHLILPATNSQLDTVARGYDWAYSYISDVSGTWGAASKSNQWWFPAAGVIGLTPNLTKAPFDNVDVRRGISLALDRDKIADSATEGNLTAAGQTGLILPNQEKWLNPDIPDGGLIKQDVDAALASFAKAGYTQKDGKLVDQSGKQLSFSILTANGYSDWLRAVQEAQRNLTAIGIDVKITAPQPAGYQQAIDNGKFDMAMGGMGNGDVYQSYNSLLSSEFYQPVGKSAQNNRERFKDPAVDKLLVQLKSTIDEEDQKPIVDELQQVVYDQLPVIGMYYGGSWGLFSDAKFTGWPTAKDPYMIPQNYDSAPLGIFVRLKRVDK from the coding sequence ATGAGGCCGACGACGACGAGGCGATCAGCGCAGCGCGAGGGCGTCGACCCCGCGCGTCGAGCGACCGAGACGGCACCCGGCCGAAAGCGCAGCCCCCGCACCCGCCGCGCCCGCATCCTCACCGGCATCGCCGGCCTGGCCGCCGCCGCGCTCGTGCTCACCGGATGCGCCGTGCAGGTGCGCTCGCAGCCGGATTCGACGATCGGCCCCGACACGATGCTGATCAACGCCGACCACGGCAACCCGCAGTTCGACCGCAACTTCAACCCGTACCTCGCCAACGCGCGCACCGCGTCGAAGTGGATGTACGAGCCGCTGATCCTCACGAACCCGCTCGACGGCGAGCAGACCCCCTGGCTCGCCTCCGCCGTCGACCAGCCCGACCCCAAGACGATCGACTTCACGATCCGGAAGGACGTGACCTGGAGCGACGGCGAGCCGTTCACGGCCGCCGACGTGAAGTTCACCTTCGACCTGGCGAAGAAGTTCGAGCCCCTCGACATCAAGGGCATCTGGCAGCACATCTCGTCGCTCGAGACGACGAAGGATGCCGATGGCGAGCACGTCATCGTGCACCTGAAGACCGCCGACGTGCCGGCCGTCGGCATCCTCGGCGGCGTCTACATCGTCAGCGAGCACCAGTGGTCGAAGGTCAAGGATCCGACCACCTGGCGCAACCCGAACCCCATCGGAACCGGCCCGTTCACGCTGGGCAACTACTCGCCGCTGCAGTACTCGATGGACAAGAACAAGTCCTACTGGCAGGCCGACAAGATCCAGATCGAGCACCTCATCCTGCCCGCCACGAACAGCCAGCTCGACACCGTCGCGCGCGGCTACGACTGGGCCTACAGCTACATCTCCGACGTCAGCGGCACCTGGGGCGCGGCCTCGAAGAGCAACCAGTGGTGGTTCCCGGCGGCCGGCGTGATCGGTCTCACCCCGAACCTGACGAAGGCTCCCTTCGACAACGTGGATGTGCGCCGCGGCATCTCGCTCGCGCTCGACCGCGACAAGATCGCCGACTCGGCCACCGAGGGCAACCTGACGGCGGCGGGCCAGACCGGGCTGATCCTGCCGAACCAGGAGAAGTGGCTGAACCCCGACATCCCCGACGGCGGGCTCATCAAGCAGGACGTGGATGCGGCGCTCGCGAGCTTCGCGAAGGCCGGCTACACCCAGAAGGACGGCAAGCTCGTCGACCAGAGCGGCAAGCAGCTGAGCTTCTCGATCCTCACCGCCAACGGCTACAGCGACTGGCTGCGCGCCGTGCAGGAGGCGCAGCGCAACCTGACCGCGATCGGCATCGACGTCAAGATCACCGCGCCGCAGCCCGCCGGCTACCAGCAGGCGATCGACAACGGCAAGTTCGACATGGCGATGGGCGGCATGGGCAACGGCGACGTCTACCAGTCCTACAACTCGCTGCTCTCGAGCGAGTTCTACCAGCCGGTCGGCAAGAGCGCCCAGAACAACCGCGAGCGCTTCAAGGACCCCGCCGTCGACAAGCTGCTGGTGCAGCTGAAGTCGACCATCGACGAGGAGGATCAGAAGCCGATCGTCGACGAGCTGCAGCAGGTCGTCTACGACCAGCTGCCCGTGATCGGCATGTACTACGGCGGCAGCTGGGGTCTGTTCAGCGACGCGAAGTTCACCGGCTGGCCGACCGCGAAAGACCCGTACATGATCCCGCAGAACTACGACTCCGCCCCGCTCGGCATCTTCGTGCGGCTCAAGCGGGTCGACAAGTAA
- a CDS encoding ABC transporter permease, with the protein MTSTQMLKLDDPAQQKQPGPLRTIGRMIRVIWSNNKAKLGMIILAIFILVAIFAPLLAPYGAQTNTFERNADASPAHWLGTTAAGEDVLSQLIYGAQVSVLVGFVAGILATLVAVAVGLSWGYIRGFGADVIGFIVNLFLVIPALPLMIVIAAYLQNGGFGVIIAVIVVTGWAWGARVLRSQTQSLRGRDFVTAARFSGDRAGRIVFREILPNMTSLIVGSFFGAATSAILAEAGLEFLGLGDSSIVSWGTILYWAQNSNSLLTGQWVLLFAPGLCIALLAMSLTLINFGVDAVSNPRLREGKSK; encoded by the coding sequence ATGACCAGCACTCAGATGCTCAAGCTCGACGACCCGGCACAGCAGAAGCAGCCGGGGCCGCTGCGCACGATCGGCCGCATGATCCGCGTGATCTGGTCGAACAACAAGGCCAAGCTCGGCATGATCATCCTCGCGATCTTCATCCTGGTCGCGATCTTCGCCCCGCTGCTGGCGCCCTACGGTGCGCAGACGAACACCTTCGAACGCAACGCGGATGCGAGCCCGGCCCACTGGCTGGGCACGACGGCCGCCGGTGAGGATGTGCTGAGCCAGCTCATCTACGGAGCGCAGGTCAGCGTGCTGGTCGGCTTCGTCGCCGGCATCCTGGCCACGCTGGTCGCCGTCGCGGTCGGCCTCAGCTGGGGTTACATCCGCGGCTTCGGCGCCGACGTGATCGGGTTCATCGTGAACCTGTTCCTGGTGATCCCGGCGCTGCCGCTCATGATCGTCATCGCGGCCTACCTGCAGAACGGCGGCTTCGGCGTCATCATCGCGGTGATCGTCGTCACCGGATGGGCGTGGGGCGCGCGCGTGCTGCGCAGTCAGACCCAGTCGCTGCGCGGCCGCGACTTCGTCACCGCCGCCCGCTTCTCGGGTGACCGGGCAGGGCGCATCGTGTTCCGCGAGATCCTGCCGAACATGACCTCGCTCATCGTCGGCTCGTTCTTCGGCGCCGCGACCAGCGCGATCCTCGCCGAGGCCGGCCTCGAGTTCCTCGGGCTCGGCGACTCGAGCATCGTCAGCTGGGGCACCATCCTCTACTGGGCGCAGAACTCGAACTCGCTGCTCACCGGCCAGTGGGTGCTGCTGTTCGCGCCCGGTCTGTGCATCGCGCTGCTGGCGATGAGCCTGACCCTGATCAACTTCGGCGTGGATGCGGTCAGCAATCCCCGCCTGCGCGAGGGGAAGTCCAAGTGA
- a CDS encoding ABC transporter ATP-binding protein, translated as MSDTTLTADGAAGTATAPAAGAGSNPAEAAAEKPILDVRELSVVYESPGQAPVQAVDHVSFTLKKGEFVGLVGESGSGKSTLGFALTRLQKPPARTNSGRILFDGRDIRELGTEELRQQRQGGFAMVLQSGMNALNPVRRIRDHFIDIYKAHGHVPRDRWQKNSEDLIAKVELPVSMLDRYPGELSGGMRQRVSIALALSLEPQLMVFDEPTTALDVLVQHAVMDTIRALQQSEGFTAVLISHDLGIVLESTERVLVMHEGRIVEDGTSQQILEDPQDEYTQMLLSHYADPRAEVVSLPGFEDRSVRRADGRARADTATSAPSVGTRGKRSAQAAIVVDGVSKTYPAPRRGEDPVRAVRDVTFTLEPGQSLALVGQSGSGKSTLAKMITGVEAPSEGRITFGDVDVAKLRGKGVRELHRDVQMVFQDPYAALNPLHTVEYILTRPIVNFTGATKQQARHRVRELLETVGLTPVEQFAQKLPHQLSGGQRQRVVIARALASDPQVIIADEPVSMLDVSLRAGVLALLEDLREQWGVSLLYITHDLLSARLITDDILVLHDGQVVERGETAQVLQHPQDEYTVALLDAVPDPRRARAAS; from the coding sequence ATGAGCGACACGACACTGACCGCCGACGGCGCTGCCGGAACCGCGACCGCGCCGGCCGCGGGCGCCGGCTCGAACCCGGCCGAAGCGGCAGCCGAGAAGCCGATCCTCGACGTGCGCGAGCTCTCGGTCGTCTACGAATCGCCGGGCCAGGCGCCCGTGCAGGCCGTCGACCACGTCTCCTTCACCCTGAAGAAGGGCGAGTTCGTCGGACTCGTGGGGGAGTCGGGCTCGGGCAAGTCGACGCTCGGCTTCGCGCTGACCCGGCTGCAGAAGCCGCCGGCCCGCACGAACTCGGGGCGCATCCTCTTCGACGGCCGCGACATCCGCGAGCTCGGCACCGAGGAGCTGCGCCAGCAGCGCCAGGGCGGATTCGCGATGGTGCTGCAGTCGGGCATGAACGCGCTCAACCCGGTGCGCCGCATCCGCGACCACTTCATCGACATCTACAAGGCGCACGGCCATGTGCCGCGCGACCGCTGGCAGAAGAACAGCGAAGACCTCATCGCGAAGGTCGAGCTGCCGGTGTCGATGCTCGACCGCTACCCGGGCGAGCTCTCGGGCGGCATGCGTCAGCGCGTCTCGATCGCGCTCGCGCTCTCGCTCGAGCCGCAGCTGATGGTCTTCGACGAGCCGACGACGGCCCTGGATGTGCTGGTGCAGCACGCGGTCATGGACACCATCCGCGCGCTGCAGCAGTCGGAGGGCTTCACGGCCGTGCTGATCAGCCACGACCTCGGCATCGTGCTCGAGTCGACGGAGCGCGTGCTCGTGATGCACGAGGGCCGCATCGTCGAGGACGGCACCTCGCAGCAGATCCTCGAGGATCCGCAGGACGAGTACACGCAGATGCTGCTGTCGCACTACGCCGATCCGCGCGCCGAGGTCGTCTCGCTTCCGGGCTTCGAAGACCGCAGCGTGCGCCGCGCCGACGGCCGCGCGCGCGCCGACACCGCGACCTCGGCCCCGTCTGTGGGAACCCGCGGCAAGCGCTCGGCGCAGGCGGCGATCGTCGTCGACGGCGTCTCGAAGACCTACCCGGCGCCGCGCCGCGGCGAGGACCCGGTGCGCGCCGTGCGCGACGTGACGTTCACGCTCGAGCCGGGCCAGTCGCTCGCGCTCGTCGGCCAGTCGGGCTCGGGCAAGTCGACCCTGGCGAAGATGATCACCGGCGTCGAGGCGCCCTCCGAGGGGCGCATCACCTTCGGCGACGTGGATGTGGCGAAGCTGCGCGGCAAGGGGGTGCGTGAGCTGCACCGCGATGTGCAGATGGTCTTCCAGGACCCGTACGCGGCGCTGAATCCGCTGCACACGGTGGAGTACATCCTCACCCGGCCGATCGTGAACTTCACCGGCGCGACCAAGCAGCAGGCGCGGCATCGCGTGCGCGAGCTGCTCGAGACCGTCGGCCTCACGCCCGTCGAGCAGTTCGCGCAGAAGCTGCCGCACCAGCTCTCCGGCGGCCAGCGTCAGCGGGTCGTCATCGCGCGCGCCCTCGCGAGCGACCCGCAGGTGATCATCGCCGACGAGCCGGTCTCAATGCTCGACGTGTCGCTGCGCGCTGGTGTGCTCGCGCTGCTCGAGGACCTGCGCGAGCAGTGGGGCGTGTCGCTGCTCTACATCACGCACGACCTGCTCAGCGCGCGCCTGATCACCGACGACATCCTCGTGCTGCATGACGGCCAGGTCGTCGAGCGCGGCGAGACGGCCCAGGTGCTGCAGCACCCGCAGGACGAGTACACGGTCGCCCTGCTGGATGCGGTGCCTGACCCTCGTCGAGCTCGCGCCGCGAGCTAG
- a CDS encoding NADPH-dependent F420 reductase — MRITILGTGQVGITLAGGLIRAGHDVVFGSRTPDAKELPAPALEPAAAIDGADLVVSALQASVSLEVLPTLADALDGTVLIDLGNAVTPAFELMYPNSSLGEKLQQALPRTRVVKSLNSLALVTAVDPGALASTSNVFLSGDDESAKQLVSGVLADLGWAPSQQIDLGGIATAKGPEHWFVLYAILMMQRGPSFNLGIIPAS; from the coding sequence ATGCGTATCACCATTCTCGGAACCGGTCAGGTCGGCATCACCCTCGCGGGCGGCCTGATCCGCGCCGGTCACGACGTCGTCTTCGGCTCGCGCACCCCCGACGCCAAGGAGCTGCCGGCACCGGCGCTCGAGCCCGCCGCCGCGATCGACGGCGCCGACCTCGTCGTCAGCGCCCTGCAGGCCTCCGTCTCGCTCGAGGTGCTGCCGACGCTCGCCGACGCGCTCGACGGCACGGTGCTCATCGACCTCGGCAACGCGGTCACCCCGGCGTTCGAGCTGATGTACCCGAACTCGAGCCTCGGCGAGAAGCTGCAGCAGGCGCTCCCCCGCACCCGCGTCGTGAAGTCGCTCAACTCGCTCGCGCTCGTCACCGCGGTCGACCCGGGCGCGCTCGCATCCACCTCGAACGTCTTCCTCTCGGGCGACGACGAGTCGGCGAAGCAGCTCGTCTCCGGCGTTCTCGCCGACCTCGGCTGGGCGCCGTCGCAGCAGATCGACCTCGGCGGCATCGCCACCGCGAAGGGCCCCGAGCACTGGTTCGTGCTCTACGCGATCCTCATGATGCAGCGCGGACCCTCGTTCAACCTCGGCATCATCCCCGCGTCCTGA
- a CDS encoding MFS transporter, protein MSDPQAPTPASPQSDAGSAHAATPPIVANTGAVGVTGIELQEGRVIPRKQVASWALWDWATQPFNSVITTFVFTVYLTSSLFLPKDVAALDENDPIREAATADLTSNLGWAVAIAGLLIALLAPVLGQRSDAAGRRKLWLGISTVLLVLCMFAMFFTTASASWFWYGAALVAIGSVFSEIAGVNYNAMLVQVSTPKTIGRISGLGWGLGYLGGIVALGIVVVMQQSGWFGIPTGEGLNIRLIAVGCGVWAILFSIPLFLNVPEAPPSPERERVSFFGSYVVLARDIRRIWRETRPTFWFLLASAVYRDGLAGVFTFGAIIAARIFGFSDTEVIVFGIAANLIAGVSTIAVGRLDDRFGARAVILGALIGLVAVGLIVFLARDAGTTVFWIFGLILCMFVGPAQAASRSFLARVTPAGREGEIFGLYATTGRAASFLSPALWALFIGLFGATAWGILGIVIVLLAGLVLMLFVKVPPAASAAR, encoded by the coding sequence ATGAGCGATCCCCAGGCGCCGACGCCCGCCTCGCCGCAGTCCGACGCGGGCAGCGCCCACGCCGCCACTCCCCCGATCGTCGCCAACACGGGCGCGGTCGGCGTGACCGGCATCGAGCTGCAGGAGGGACGCGTCATCCCCCGCAAGCAGGTCGCCTCGTGGGCGCTGTGGGACTGGGCGACGCAGCCGTTCAACTCAGTCATCACCACCTTCGTCTTCACGGTCTACCTGACGAGCAGCCTGTTCCTGCCGAAGGATGTCGCGGCGCTCGACGAGAACGACCCGATCCGTGAGGCCGCCACCGCCGACCTCACCTCGAACCTCGGCTGGGCGGTCGCGATCGCCGGGCTGCTCATCGCCCTGCTCGCGCCCGTGCTCGGGCAGCGCTCCGACGCCGCCGGACGCCGCAAGCTGTGGCTCGGCATCTCGACCGTGCTGCTCGTGCTGTGCATGTTCGCGATGTTCTTCACGACGGCCTCGGCGAGCTGGTTCTGGTACGGCGCCGCACTCGTCGCGATCGGCTCGGTGTTCAGCGAGATCGCCGGCGTCAACTACAACGCGATGCTCGTGCAGGTCTCGACGCCGAAGACGATCGGACGCATCAGCGGCCTGGGCTGGGGGCTCGGCTACCTCGGCGGCATCGTCGCGCTCGGCATCGTCGTGGTGATGCAGCAGAGCGGATGGTTCGGCATCCCGACCGGCGAGGGACTCAACATCCGCCTCATCGCCGTCGGCTGCGGCGTCTGGGCGATCCTGTTCTCGATCCCGCTGTTCCTCAACGTGCCCGAGGCGCCGCCGTCGCCGGAGCGCGAGCGCGTGTCGTTCTTCGGCAGCTACGTGGTGCTGGCGCGCGACATCCGCCGCATCTGGCGCGAGACACGCCCCACCTTCTGGTTCCTGCTCGCGAGCGCCGTCTACCGCGACGGCCTCGCCGGCGTCTTCACCTTCGGCGCGATCATCGCTGCTCGCATCTTCGGCTTCAGCGACACCGAGGTGATCGTGTTCGGCATCGCCGCGAACCTCATCGCCGGCGTCTCGACGATCGCCGTCGGCCGGCTCGACGACCGCTTCGGCGCGCGGGCGGTCATCCTCGGCGCCCTGATCGGGCTCGTCGCCGTCGGCCTCATCGTCTTCCTGGCGCGGGATGCGGGCACGACCGTGTTCTGGATCTTCGGCCTGATCCTCTGCATGTTCGTCGGCCCCGCGCAGGCGGCGTCGCGCTCGTTCCTCGCCCGGGTCACGCCGGCCGGCCGCGAGGGCGAGATCTTCGGCCTCTACGCGACGACCGGACGCGCGGCGAGCTTCCTCTCCCCCGCGCTCTGGGCGCTCTTCATCGGCCTGTTCGGCGCGACCGCCTGGGGCATCCTCGGCATCGTGATCGTGCTGCTCGCCGGGCTCGTGCTCATGCTGTTCGTGAAGGTGCCGCCCGCGGCGAGCGCCGCGCGCTGA
- a CDS encoding LacI family DNA-binding transcriptional regulator, with protein sequence MPNGELNPTVYDVAARSGVSIATVSRVLRRPDEVRPETAAKVMDAVRELGYVPSASARGLAGRRTQVIGLLLPGHQEGDPVPDPGPATPPRIRDDRASAEQAAEESGTGGPVNLYYDEVIRGAEGEASEQGFALLIAAGTASHRERLVGEIAGRVDGLVVLAATLGDELLARTSTRVPVVLVADSGDEHDLDHVVVDNEQGMRALVTEVLRDAAVREIAYIAGPEDSPDERDRRRGFDRAIDDARDDRAEFGDVADSPAVRILRGDFSVAAGRRLADRLLDDDGDDAGGRLPDAIVCSNDQSALGVLQSLTAAGVDVPGRVRVSGFDGVEAGRFSTPRLSTVRQPMADLGRIAVRTLLRRLASPDAPRQRVVLPVEVLLRESAPPRA encoded by the coding sequence ATGCCGAACGGCGAGCTCAACCCGACTGTCTACGACGTCGCCGCCCGATCGGGCGTCTCGATCGCGACCGTATCGCGGGTGCTGCGCCGCCCGGACGAGGTGCGTCCCGAGACCGCGGCGAAGGTGATGGATGCGGTGCGCGAGCTCGGCTACGTGCCCAGCGCCTCAGCGCGCGGGCTCGCCGGCCGCCGCACGCAGGTCATCGGCCTGCTGCTGCCCGGGCACCAGGAGGGCGACCCGGTGCCGGATCCCGGCCCCGCCACTCCCCCGCGAATCCGCGACGACCGGGCGAGCGCCGAGCAGGCCGCCGAGGAGTCGGGCACCGGCGGACCGGTGAATCTCTACTACGACGAGGTCATCCGCGGCGCCGAGGGCGAGGCGTCCGAGCAGGGTTTCGCTCTGCTCATCGCCGCCGGAACCGCCTCGCACCGCGAGCGGCTGGTCGGCGAGATCGCGGGCCGGGTCGACGGGCTCGTGGTGCTGGCCGCGACCCTCGGCGACGAGCTGCTGGCCCGCACCTCGACGCGCGTGCCGGTCGTGCTGGTGGCCGACTCCGGCGACGAGCACGATCTCGATCACGTCGTGGTCGACAACGAGCAGGGCATGCGCGCGCTCGTCACCGAGGTGCTGCGCGATGCGGCGGTGCGCGAGATCGCCTACATCGCCGGCCCCGAGGACTCCCCCGACGAGCGCGATCGCCGCCGCGGCTTCGACCGCGCGATCGACGACGCCCGAGACGACCGTGCCGAGTTCGGCGACGTCGCCGACTCCCCCGCCGTGCGCATCCTGCGCGGCGACTTCTCGGTGGCGGCGGGGCGCCGACTCGCCGACCGTCTGCTCGACGACGACGGTGACGACGCCGGCGGCCGTCTGCCCGACGCGATCGTCTGCTCGAACGATCAGAGCGCGCTCGGCGTGCTGCAGTCGCTCACCGCGGCGGGCGTGGATGTGCCGGGTCGCGTGCGCGTGAGCGGCTTCGACGGCGTCGAGGCGGGCCGGTTCTCGACCCCGCGGCTCAGCACCGTGCGGCAGCCGATGGCCGACCTCGGCCGTATCGCGGTGCGCACCCTGCTGCGTCGACTCGCCTCCCCGGACGCGCCCCGCCAGCGCGTCGTGCTGCCGGTCGAGGTGCTGCTGCGCGAGAGCGCTCCTCCGCGCGCCTGA
- a CDS encoding ABC transporter permease — MKYILQKLGLFVLTLWAAVTLNFILPRLMPGTPADAAIAKLSQNGPVTEATRRAIEAQLGIPKGNIFEQYVSYLHQVITLDFGTSYTFYPQSVSQLVSGALPYTIILVGVVTILAFVIGTLIGVAAAWKRGTWLDALPTLSGSFMSTFPYFWTALLLLFFLGYVLHVFPTTGAYSATTTPAFTGSFAVDALYHAILPAVTILVTSLGGWILGMRNAMINTLGDDYVTFAEANGLKSRTVAIRYAARNAILPNLTGFGLALGGVVGGSVLVEQVFGYPGIGYLLFNAVIGQDYPLMQALFLMITVSVLVANFLVDILYGVLDPRTRK; from the coding sequence ATGAAGTACATCCTCCAGAAGCTCGGTCTGTTCGTGCTCACGCTGTGGGCCGCCGTGACCCTGAACTTCATCCTGCCGCGGCTCATGCCGGGCACCCCGGCCGACGCCGCGATCGCGAAGCTCTCGCAGAACGGCCCCGTCACCGAGGCGACCCGCAGGGCGATCGAGGCCCAGCTCGGAATCCCGAAGGGCAACATCTTCGAGCAGTACGTGAGCTACCTGCACCAGGTGATCACGCTCGACTTCGGCACGAGCTACACCTTCTACCCGCAGTCGGTGTCGCAGCTGGTGAGCGGCGCGCTGCCGTACACGATCATCCTCGTCGGCGTCGTCACGATCCTCGCCTTCGTGATCGGCACGCTCATCGGCGTCGCCGCCGCGTGGAAGCGCGGAACGTGGCTGGATGCGCTGCCCACGCTCAGCGGCAGCTTCATGTCGACGTTCCCCTACTTCTGGACGGCGCTGCTGCTGCTGTTCTTCCTCGGCTACGTGCTGCACGTGTTCCCGACGACGGGCGCCTACTCGGCGACGACGACGCCGGCGTTCACCGGATCATTCGCGGTGGATGCGCTCTACCACGCGATCCTGCCGGCGGTCACGATCCTGGTGACGTCGCTCGGCGGCTGGATCCTCGGCATGCGCAACGCGATGATCAACACCCTCGGCGACGACTACGTCACCTTCGCCGAGGCGAACGGCCTGAAGAGCCGCACCGTCGCGATCCGCTACGCCGCCCGCAACGCGATCCTGCCGAACCTGACCGGCTTCGGCCTCGCCCTCGGCGGCGTGGTCGGCGGATCGGTGCTGGTCGAGCAGGTGTTCGGCTACCCGGGCATCGGCTACCTGCTCTTCAACGCCGTCATCGGGCAGGACTACCCGCTGATGCAGGCGCTGTTCCTCATGATCACCGTCAGCGTGCTGGTCGCGAACTTCCTCGTCGACATCCTCTACGGCGTGCTCGACCCGCGGACCCGGAAGTGA